The following is a genomic window from Candidatus Angelobacter sp..
GTCCCGGGCCCGGCCAGCAGGACCTCCGCGGATGGGAATGGCGGTATTTATGGCAGTTCTGTCAGAGCGATGCGTCGTTCACACTTTGTCAGCGCACAAATGCAATCGTCTCGGTCTCCTTTTCGGCCGACGGGTCGTTGCTCGCGGTCGGGACGTGGGGCAGTGAAATCACGGTGTGGGACATCGCCACGCGAAGCATGATTTTCCATCGGCAGACCCAGCCGGGCGGCACCGGCAAGCTCGCCTTCGCCCGCACGGGGAACATTCTGGCATACTGCGACGCCGTGAATCAGGGAAGGTACGTTCAACTCTGGGATAGTCGGACAAGAATGGAGACGCATCGCCTCCCTCTGAACGAAGGTCTCCGTGACCTTGCGTTTACGCAGGACGGACGGCTGTTCACCTGCGAATGGAACGGATCGAATACCGTGGCGGTCTGGGACGTGAAGAGCGGCTCGAATTTGGCCCGCTTCACTGCCAGGGCTCCGGCGTACGCGATGGGCACCGTGTTCAGCGCCACGGAAGATGGAACCCGCTTCGCTCACGTCGTGGCCGGAGAGCCGCGCAGGGTAAGGATAGCCAGCACTGATGGGTCGTCCGATTCGAGTTTTCCGGTCAGTGACGAGCTCACCACGGCGGTGGCACTCTCGAAGAACGGCCGGACCCTGATCACCGGAGGTGGGTACGCCGAGGGCGCCGTCAAACTCTGGGACGTCGCCACCGGGCATCTGGCTGGCAAACTGGACGGGCATCGGAGCTGGGTCAGCTGTCTGAAGTTGCTGCCCGACGGGAAAACACTGGCTTCGGCAAGCGCGGATCGGACCGTTCGGCTGTGGGACCTGGCGACTCGTGAGCCGGTCCGAACGCTTCGCGGTCAGGGTGGGGAATTGTGGTCGATAGACGTTTCGGCAGACGGCCGATGGCTGGCCGGCGGTTCCAAGGACGGCTCAGTTGTATTCTGGGATCTCAGCTCTTCGACCAATCGTCCGCCGGCTTATCGCACCCTGCGGCGAGCCGGCACATGGTGGGGGGCTTCGTACTCGCCGGATGGGAAATGGTTTGTCCTTCTTCAAGGAGGGAAGTTGATCCTCTACGACGCAAATACGCTTCAACCCGCCATCGAACCGGCCTTTGCAATTTCGAACATCGTTAGCTTTGTCCTTTCGCCTGATATGCGCCTGCTTGTTGCAATCGATACCAAAGCGCGTTCAAAGGTATTGGAGATGCCCGGCCAGCGTGTGATCACAAACCTGGACGTTGATTCCCATGTCATTTCCGCCATTACCCCGGTGTTTCTGTCGGGCGGCAGGAATCTGCTCGCCTACGGCACAGACCACATGTACCGACTATGGGACGTCGCAACCTGGAGGGAGATACGTTCCTGGGAGATGGATGCAGACAAAAACTTCCGGGCGGTTTCTCCAGAAACAGGGCTGATCGCCGCAGCCAACGGCAGAGGATGGATTCAACTGATTCCTGCGCAAGATCCGGAACACAGCCGCCAGTTTAGAGGCGAGGACCGCCTCATCGGCGTGGACCTCTCGCCTGACGGCAAAACACTGGCCGCGGCGAGCGAGAATGGAACAGTGGAACTTTGGAACACGGAAGCCGCAACGCGTGTCGCGCTCCTGCACGGGGTCCTGCTGGGCTACCACTCTGTGGCCATTTCGCCCGATGGCGAACGCGTGGCGGCAGGCAGCAACGGCCAGGAGGCGATCAAGATATGGGACCTCCAGTCGCACGAAGAAGTCGCCACGCTTTCAGGCCAGGGCTCATTCTTTTCGGACCTGAAATTCTCTCCGGACGGGAACACAATCTCGGCGCGCAACTGGAACAGTGTGATTCATTTCTGGACCGCGCCGGCCTGGCCGGAGATACAGGAGGCGGAGAAAAAACGAAGGAGCAACTGATCATGGCCCCTCGTGGCCGGGCATCAAACGCCGGGGTCCGGGCCTATCCTGTTTTGACATTGATGCTCATTTTTGCCAGTCTTCAGGGCAATCTGTAGCGCCAAACGATGAGCGGAACCACGCATTTACCGGACGTGATCGACTCCGCCGATGTGCGGGCGGCCGAGCAATTATTGCCGTTGGTTTACGAGGAGTTGCGCCAGCTCGCGGCGTGCAAGATGGCGAACGAAGCCGCCGGACACACCCTTCAGCCGACGGCGCTGGTGCATGAAGCCTGGTTGCGGCTGGTCGCGAGCGGAAATCCGAGGTTTGAGAACAGGGCCCATTTTTTTGCCGCGGCGGCTGAGGCGATGCGGCGTATTCTCATCGACAGAGCGCGCCGCAAACGTGCCCTGAGGCACGGCGGCGGCCAACGCCGTGTGGAGATTGAGGAAGCGGATCTGGCCTCCCCGCATGGGGACGACCAGCTGCTGGCGATGAATGAGGCGCTCGGCAGACTTGCTGAGGCGCATCCGCTCGAAGCCGAAGTGGTGAAGCTCAGGTATTTTGTGGGGATGACCAATGAACAAGCTGCCGGGGCGTTGGGCATCTCGGAGCGCACGGCGAAGTACTATTGGACTCACGCCCGCGCCTGGCTGTACCACGAGATTACGACTGCCGCCGACAGCTAAAGTTTCACGCGGTTGACCCGGATTGCGGAGGTGCCGCCAATCCTCCCCCACAATCTGGCCCGGCACCGGGCTCATTCCGGCGTTCCAGATTTCCGCCTTGGAAAAATAAATTGCCCTCTTCTGACGGAAATCTCGCATTGATGGGCGGTGGGAAAATCCGCCCGCCCTGAACGCCTGAAAAACGTCTGCGAAATCAAATGGCCGAGCGGCCAGTTCGCTGTTCGTCAGTGCGTTACCGGTCGGCGCACTCAGGCAGATTAGCAACAACTTCGGAAAAGGAGATTGTATGAAGATGAACCAGCGATTGGTGAAGCGAGCGACCAACCACGGCCGGTGCGCAGGGGTTATCGGGCTTGCGTTTCTCGCGACGATTGCAAACGCGCAGCTGATTGACAAAACGCTGGCGCCTAACGTCGCCAACGAGGGCATCGCCAAATCGCTCGCCGACGAGACCGGCGCGGGCCGCGGCGACATCCATACACCAGGATCCTCCGCGTTCATCATTGCGCGTGATCCGTTCCGCTCCATCCGGCGTGGACGACAGTTGTTCCAGCGCAAATTTACCGTCGAGCAGGGTGTCGGCCCGCGTGTGCAGGATGGCAAGGGCGACGTGAACACTGTCCTCGCGATTGGCGCCGGGCTGGCGGACAGTTGCGCCGCCTGCCACGGCCGACCGCGCGGCGCGGCGGGTTTTGGCGGCGACGTGGCCACGCGCCCGGACAGTCGCGACGCGTCGCATCTGTTCGGTCTCGGCCTGAAGGAAATGCTCGCGGATGAAATCACCGCTGACCTGCGGCGCCAGCGCGCTCAGGGAATTGCCACGGCGGCGAGTTCCCACCAACCGGTGACGGTCCTGTTGTCCAGCAAGGGCATCAGTTACGGCTCGCTTGTCGCCAAACCCGAAGGTTCCGTGGACACGACCAACGTGCGCGGCGTTGACGCCGATCTGCGCGTCCGTCCGTTCTTCGCGCACGGCGGAAAGATTTCCATCCGCGAGTTCATCGTTGGCGCGCTCAACGACGAGATGGGCCTGCAGGCTGTTGATCCCGAACTGGCCGCGGCGAAAGCCGGCGGGCGCTTCGTCACTCCATCCGGCATGGTGCTGGACGGTTCGACCGATCAGATCGAGGCGCCGCCCGCGTCTGATCCTGACGCCGATCCTGATGGTGACGGTGTGAAAAATGAAATTCCGACGAGTCTGGTGGATCACCTTGAGTTCTACCTTTTGAACTACTTCAAGCCGGCGACCTACGAACAGACACGGAGGGTGATCAAAGGCCAGCGAGCGTTCAACCAGATCGGCTGTGCGCGCTGCCACATCCCCGACCTGCTCATCCAACACGACCGCCGGGTGGCTGACGTGGAGACGGTCTTCAACCCGGCGAAGGGCAACTTCAACGGCCTTTTCGCCACGATCAACCCGCTGTTCAACAGCACCGATGATAATTCCGGATTTCCCGCGGTGAAGTCGCCGAAAGGCGGATCGTTCCTTGTGAAAAATATTTTCACGGACTTCAAGCGGCACGATCTCGGGCCGAATTTTTACGAGCGGAATTACGATGGCACGACGCGCAAGGAATTCCTCACCACGCCGCTGTGGGGTGTCGGCAGCAGCGCTCCCTATGGCCACGACGGTCGCAGCATCAACCTGACGGAAGTCATCCTGAGACACGGCGGCGAGGCGCAGCACGAGGCGTCGATGTTCGACCGGATCGACGACGACGACCGCGGTGCGCTGCTGGAGTTTTTGCAATCGCTTGTGCTGTTCCCGCCGGATGACACGGCCTCGAACCTGAATCCTGGCAACAGAAGCGATCCGAACTTTCCGCAGGCGGGTCACGGCAGCATCACGCTGTCGGTGCTGTTCAACGATCCAAGCGATCCGGAATAACAGGGCAATCGAAGCGCGCTTTGAAGAAGGCAGGCCCGGAGACTGTCTTCTGTACGATGGAGCAATCGTTGAAGGTCCACGAAGGGCCAGGGGCGGCCCCATAGCGCTGCCCCTTACAGGCAACGGCGTGGTTGGAGGCGATTGCTCTTGGTGAGAGACTTTGGCGGAGGGTCCGGCTAATTTCCCGCAATGCGTTCTCGGCGGGTCATTGTCGTTGGCGGCGGAGCAGCGGGTTTCTTCGCTGCCATCACGTGCGCCGAAGCGATGCCGGAAGCCGAGGTCACGGTGTTGGAGAAGGGACCGCAGTTCCTGACCAAGGTCCGTATCTCGGGTGGCGGGCGCTGCAATGTGACTTACGCGTGTTTCGATGCGCGCGAGTTTACGACGCGCTATCCACGTGGCGAACAGGAGTTGATCGGGCCATTCCAACGTTTTGACGCGGGCGATACCGTCACCTGGTTTGAATCCCGCGACGTAAGGCTGAAGGTCGAGAGCGATGGACGGATGTTTCCCACGACCGATTCATCGCAGACCATCATTGACTGTCTCTTGCGCGCGGCCAAGGCCGCGAACGTGAAGTTATTGTTGAACCGCGGCGTGGGAAGCGTGGTCCGGCATGAGAACGGCGAATTTGAACTGGGCCTGACGAACGGCGAATCGATGTCGTGCCACCGCTTGCTCCTGGCCACCGGCGGGTGCCGCGCCGCATCGGCAGGGCACCTTGCAGTGTCGCTTGGACATACCCTGGAGGCGCCGGTGCCGTCGTTGTTCACGTTTCATATCAGTGTCCCGTGGCTGCGGGGGCTGGCGGGCATTTCGGTCGCGTCGGTGGAAGCTTCCGTCCCCGGAACGCGATTGCGGGAGCGGGGACCTCTTCTGGTGACGCATTGGGGTTTGAGCGGACCGGTGATCCTTCGGTTGTCGGCATGGGGCGCACGGCAATTCCATCACCTTGATTATCACTTCACGCTTCACGTCAACTGGCTGCCGGACCTCGCCGAACAGGAAATCGCCGGACAATTTCGTGGCTTGCGCGATCGCGAGCCCGCGCGACTTGTCGTGAACACGCCGCTGCCAGCGCTTCCGGCGCGGCTTTGGGAGCAACTCGTTCTCGTCGCCGGCGTCAAGCGCGACACGCGGTGGGCCGCGCTCACGCGCGCGGCGCAACACCGCCTAGTCGAGCAGTTGTTCAGGACCGAATTTCAGGTTTCGGGCAAGAGCCTGAACAAGGACGAATTCGTCACCTGCGGCGGCGTGCGTTTGAGCGAAGTTGACTTCGCGACCATGGAAAGCCGGACCTGCCCCGGCCTGTATTTTGCGGGCGAATTGCTCGATATTGACGGCATCACCGGTGGATTCAATTTTCAAGCGGCCTGGACGACCGGGTGGATTGCCGGTCAGGCGATGGGCGGCGAAAACGGGCACTGATGCGGAGAAACGCCTGTTGAACAGCCAGCCGACTTGCACCACGATTGCGCCATGCAGAGTACAGCTCCGCTCACGGAATTCCTGAATCACCAAATGCCCGCCGCGCTGGAGATGCTGCGGCGGATGGTCGGAGTCAACAGTTTCACCAGCAATCGCGAGGGGGTGAACAGACTTGGCCGGTTGACGGCGGAATCGTTCGCTCCCCTTGGTTTTGCGGTCGAGACGGTGCCGTCGATCAACCCTCACTACGGTGACCATCTGGTGCTGACGCGCCGCGGTCGGACGAAGAAGAGCATCGCCATGGTGTCACATCTCGACACGGTATTTCCACCGGAGGAGGAGCAAAGAAACAATTTTTGCTGGCAGCCGGAGGGTGATCGCATCTATGGCCCGGGCACGCACGACATCAAGGGCGGCACGGTGATGATGTGGCTGACGTTGTCTGCGTTGCACGCGCACGCGCCGGAGATGTTTGAGGACATCACCTGGAAGCTGCTTTGGAATTCATCCGAAGAAACGTTGTCGCACGACTTCGG
Proteins encoded in this region:
- a CDS encoding ECF-type sigma factor; translation: MSGTTHLPDVIDSADVRAAEQLLPLVYEELRQLAACKMANEAAGHTLQPTALVHEAWLRLVASGNPRFENRAHFFAAAAEAMRRILIDRARRKRALRHGGGQRRVEIEEADLASPHGDDQLLAMNEALGRLAEAHPLEAEVVKLRYFVGMTNEQAAGALGISERTAKYYWTHARAWLYHEITTAADS
- a CDS encoding NAD(P)/FAD-dependent oxidoreductase — translated: MRSRRVIVVGGGAAGFFAAITCAEAMPEAEVTVLEKGPQFLTKVRISGGGRCNVTYACFDAREFTTRYPRGEQELIGPFQRFDAGDTVTWFESRDVRLKVESDGRMFPTTDSSQTIIDCLLRAAKAANVKLLLNRGVGSVVRHENGEFELGLTNGESMSCHRLLLATGGCRAASAGHLAVSLGHTLEAPVPSLFTFHISVPWLRGLAGISVASVEASVPGTRLRERGPLLVTHWGLSGPVILRLSAWGARQFHHLDYHFTLHVNWLPDLAEQEIAGQFRGLRDREPARLVVNTPLPALPARLWEQLVLVAGVKRDTRWAALTRAAQHRLVEQLFRTEFQVSGKSLNKDEFVTCGGVRLSEVDFATMESRTCPGLYFAGELLDIDGITGGFNFQAAWTTGWIAGQAMGGENGH
- a CDS encoding WD40 repeat domain-containing protein; amino-acid sequence: PGPGQQDLRGWEWRYLWQFCQSDASFTLCQRTNAIVSVSFSADGSLLAVGTWGSEITVWDIATRSMIFHRQTQPGGTGKLAFARTGNILAYCDAVNQGRYVQLWDSRTRMETHRLPLNEGLRDLAFTQDGRLFTCEWNGSNTVAVWDVKSGSNLARFTARAPAYAMGTVFSATEDGTRFAHVVAGEPRRVRIASTDGSSDSSFPVSDELTTAVALSKNGRTLITGGGYAEGAVKLWDVATGHLAGKLDGHRSWVSCLKLLPDGKTLASASADRTVRLWDLATREPVRTLRGQGGELWSIDVSADGRWLAGGSKDGSVVFWDLSSSTNRPPAYRTLRRAGTWWGASYSPDGKWFVLLQGGKLILYDANTLQPAIEPAFAISNIVSFVLSPDMRLLVAIDTKARSKVLEMPGQRVITNLDVDSHVISAITPVFLSGGRNLLAYGTDHMYRLWDVATWREIRSWEMDADKNFRAVSPETGLIAAANGRGWIQLIPAQDPEHSRQFRGEDRLIGVDLSPDGKTLAAASENGTVELWNTEAATRVALLHGVLLGYHSVAISPDGERVAAGSNGQEAIKIWDLQSHEEVATLSGQGSFFSDLKFSPDGNTISARNWNSVIHFWTAPAWPEIQEAEKKRRSN
- a CDS encoding di-heme oxidoredictase family protein, with amino-acid sequence MNQRLVKRATNHGRCAGVIGLAFLATIANAQLIDKTLAPNVANEGIAKSLADETGAGRGDIHTPGSSAFIIARDPFRSIRRGRQLFQRKFTVEQGVGPRVQDGKGDVNTVLAIGAGLADSCAACHGRPRGAAGFGGDVATRPDSRDASHLFGLGLKEMLADEITADLRRQRAQGIATAASSHQPVTVLLSSKGISYGSLVAKPEGSVDTTNVRGVDADLRVRPFFAHGGKISIREFIVGALNDEMGLQAVDPELAAAKAGGRFVTPSGMVLDGSTDQIEAPPASDPDADPDGDGVKNEIPTSLVDHLEFYLLNYFKPATYEQTRRVIKGQRAFNQIGCARCHIPDLLIQHDRRVADVETVFNPAKGNFNGLFATINPLFNSTDDNSGFPAVKSPKGGSFLVKNIFTDFKRHDLGPNFYERNYDGTTRKEFLTTPLWGVGSSAPYGHDGRSINLTEVILRHGGEAQHEASMFDRIDDDDRGALLEFLQSLVLFPPDDTASNLNPGNRSDPNFPQAGHGSITLSVLFNDPSDPE